From a single Streptomyces rubradiris genomic region:
- a CDS encoding ABC transporter ATP-binding protein — protein MRLDIEDVTIEAAGLRLVEHIDLTVGSGAFAGLVGPNGSGKSTLLRSLYRALRPAGGAVRLDGDDLHAMDARAAARVLAALPQESSAEFDFTVAEVVAMGRLPHQGRTAASDREICARAMARTGVAHLAGRGFLGLSGGEKQRVLIARALAQQPRVLVLDEPTNHLDIAHQLDVLSLVRASGLTVLAALHDLNLAAAHCDVLYVLDGGRIVASGPPGEVLRPALLAEVFGVRAHTVRHPETDAVQLLFDLLPPTA, from the coding sequence ATGCGACTCGACATCGAGGACGTCACGATCGAGGCGGCCGGACTCCGGCTGGTCGAGCACATCGACCTCACCGTGGGCAGCGGGGCGTTCGCCGGACTCGTCGGTCCCAACGGCAGCGGCAAGTCGACCCTGCTGCGCTCCCTGTACCGGGCGCTGCGGCCGGCCGGGGGAGCGGTACGGCTGGACGGGGACGACCTGCACGCCATGGACGCGCGGGCCGCCGCCCGCGTGCTGGCCGCGCTGCCCCAGGAGTCCTCGGCCGAGTTCGACTTCACCGTCGCCGAGGTGGTCGCCATGGGGCGGCTGCCGCACCAGGGCCGCACGGCCGCCTCGGACCGGGAGATCTGCGCCCGGGCGATGGCCCGCACCGGCGTCGCCCACCTCGCCGGCCGCGGCTTCCTCGGCCTGTCCGGCGGCGAGAAGCAACGGGTCCTCATCGCCCGTGCCCTGGCCCAGCAGCCGAGGGTCCTGGTCCTCGACGAGCCCACCAACCACCTCGACATCGCCCACCAGCTGGACGTGCTGTCCCTGGTCCGCGCCAGCGGCCTGACCGTGCTGGCCGCGCTGCACGACCTCAACCTGGCGGCGGCCCACTGCGACGTGCTGTACGTCCTCGACGGCGGCCGGATCGTCGCCTCCGGTCCCCCCGGGGAGGTCCTCCGACCCGCCTTGCTGGCCGAGGTGTTCGGCGTGCGGGCGCACACCGTCCGGCACCCGGAGACGGACGCCGTCCAGCTCCTGTTCGACCTGCTCCCGCCCACTGCCTGA